gacttcctcttcttcttcatctcttaaCAATACTTCTAAATCTTCAAAGCCTCGCCGTCACTTTCCTCAGGTACGTATCATTTGTTTGACTTCTGAAAGAACACTTGATGCTCCAgacatcatcttcatcttcatcaatgTTTCTTTCTAATTGTTTTGCTTTGATTTGctttgatttgaattttgtaGACATCTGAAAGAACACTTGATGCTCCAGACATGGTTGATGATTTCTATCTGAATTTGCTTGACTGGGGCAGCGCCAATGTTCTTGCCATTGCCCTTGGTTCCACAGTCTATCTCTGGGATGCAACCGACGGATCAACCTCTGAGCTTGTCACTGTCGATGATGAATGTGGCCCAGTGACCAGCGTCAAGTGGGCTCCTGATGGTCGCCATATTGCTCTGGGCTTGAACGATTCCCATGTCCAGCTTTGGGATTCCGCTTCAAACAGACAGTTAAGGACCTTAAGTGGAGGACACTGCTCCCGAGTTGGTTCTCTTGACTGGAACAATCACATACTAACCACTGGGGGTATGGATGGAAAAATCATAAACAACGACGTAAGAATAAGGCAGCATATTGTGGAGGAATTCATAGGACACACCCAAGAAGTTTGCGGGCTCAAGTGGTCTGCCTCCGGGCAGCAGTTGGCAAGCGGTGGAAACGATAATCTGATTCACATCTGGGATAGATCCACGGCTTCTTCCAGTTCCCCTACCCAGTGGCTTCACAGGCTTGAAGACCACACTGCTGCTGTAAAGGCGCTTGCTTGGTGCCCGTTTCAGAGCAACTTGCTAGCTTCGGGTGGTGGTGGGGGAGATGGGTGCATCAAATTCTGGAATACCCACACCGGGGCTCAGTTGAACTCCTATAACACTGGTTCGCAAGTTTGTGGTCTTGTTTGGAACAAGAATGAACGGGAGTTGTTGAGCTCACATGGGTTTAGCCAGAATCAATTGACATTGTGGAAGTATCCTTCAATGGTGAAGGTTGCAGAACTGAATGGGCATACTTCAAGAGTCCTTTACATGACTCAAGTAAgtctcttttcttttcttttttcgttGATAGCTTAATTGATGATTGATGGACTGATTGGATggtatttgatatttgatatttgacAGAGCCCAGATGGAAACACAATTGCAACTGCTGCAGGAGATGAAACATTGAGATTCTGGAAGGCATTTGGGACACCTTCTGCTTCTGAAGTTGCAACAAAATCAATGGCAGCAAAGGCTAACCCTGAGCCATTTGCAAGCTCAAACAGAATTCGTTAAAAGTTTTAGATGATGACAGACAGATAAAAGACCAGCCAGCCACTAGCTCGATGGCAATTGAATGAATCAATGGATACATAGATGTATATAGAGTTATGAAATTGTATTCAAATAACACCCTGGAAAGAGAGAATTTAGGATAGAGGGGagttttttaatcttttttgggatttatttttgtatataattcattaataaaattaatcccATTACTGGTTTTTCTCTCCAAAACTTGCTCACTGTTTTTCTCCAGCAAGTTCTTCATTTGAATTGTTGGGAGTTTTTTAATCTGTTTTGGGATTTCTTTTTGAAGCTTGATTAGGGTTtacttcaaattttaattatcatatttattataatagttaattaaaatatttatagaaaatttaaaatagatggtcaaaatttataaatattatctaaTCTTCTGGTTTCAAAACTTTTCATTGATTTATGTTTTTCCTGATGGCGACTGGTTTTGACCATCATATTTGTGTGGATCTCGTGGGAGAATCAAATTTTCAGAAGATGCTAAGGAAGTGGAAAATGATAATTTTCTCCATTGTAGCCAGTGCCAACATAAGTGTATGATACTTAACCATACCAGGGGActatttcttatgtatttaTACACATAAATATGCAGagaaaacttagaattatttgtCATTCTATATTCTTACAAGTGACTTAGAAGctaatttgtgttttttagaTCATATGGAGTGTTTGAAGGAAAGGGCCCATACAAATCCTGGAAATGTCCCCATGGAAAGTTGTTTTTGAAGCAAAAGATGTGAAGAGGTAtgtattatgttttatttttgtcaaaaataCTATTCGAAATAACTTTGTTTGACTTTTTCATAAATTTAGTGATGTTATTTTGCAAAGAAGTCAAAGTTATAAGAGTGGTATCAATCACAAAAAAGGCATAGATGGAGTAATGTATGCTTGAAATGTTGAATAGCGATAATTTTGCAATTGCAGATATTTTTGGGACTTAGGTCACATTTCGGAAAACGTATTTCTGTGGttgaaaatttaacatgaaCATTATAGAAAGGTGTTTATTCTAGTGATCATGATAAAGAAGCTCAAAGTTACTGCAAGCTTAATTTTGCTCTTAATGTGATGCACGAGTGTTTTAAGCATGTCAAAAATCCTGAAACTCAAAGAAATCTTGTTGAAGATGTCATGTTTTGACGAAAGTTAAACatctttttacttatttatgtctcttattataattatattgtctCTTCTGATCAATATGCATATTCTAAGTGTTTGATATTATGCAGATCTAAATTGAATCGTTTGAATTTGAAGGATTCTtcattgtaatttaattttagagaAAAACGATGAGTTAGTTTCGGTGGCTAACGTTAGGTATCTCACTTCAATAACCTTCTATTTAACCAATTgcttaaatgttttttttttacaggAGTCATGTttctaaatttttgtttatgttttaagGATTCATGGAGAAAATGTTGTTGAAATGCCACTTGTAGCCACAATATTTGAGTATCGCAGATCAGGAATATacttattttggttaatgagattgaaaatgtaattttttttattatgaatgttaatttttttaaaaagaaattaacgtgtttatatttaaaattataatagcaGTACAATCTTTATTGTTCTAACCCCAATGGTTATCTTTAGTTTATTACTAATATGTATAAGCATAGTtcttattaatgtttttaatttttatgatagACTTTGactatattattttcttattattggCTTTcagatgttaataaaattaggtATTCTGCTGGCAATTTAAAGTGTACTGAACACTTGGAAAAAAGCATTTGAGTTTTCTGAAATGACAAAGcatgaaaaattaatattcttgaATCACACCTTTTTAGATTTTGAAGGCACTATCACGTATGAGAAGTCGTTGCTACAAATACAATTATTCTTTTTCTCAGGTTCTTCTCGAATACCATGTTTAATTccataaatttatcaataagattttataaataattgttttataatatatttttcttaagaGATAACAGTATGTAACATAGCCTCTGAAAGTAATGATATGCATTTGGAAACTAACCGAGTTAAGATAGTAGAATAATGGAATATGAATCTTCTTCCTTGTATGTCATTTTGtctctcattttattttctcttaatgaattctaaagaaaatgaattaattCATGTTTATAAAATGGATGGCAGCTAATGCACTCCAGGTATTTCCTAAGGATGACTATGTTGTTCCAAGTGCAGAATTGGGGTTGTGCGAGACCCAATTCGATGGCTTCGTCCAATTTTATAAACGAAGATGCAAATCTACTGATCTCGAGGTCAAACATGTAGACACTGTTAGAATCTTTAGTCTAGATCTTTAATCTTTAAATCTATATTCGTAATTCTCTATGTCAataaatcgagataaactgtaattgcggaaacgtacctggatctttaatgaagaacggttcattaagccgttattcgttattctcttcttcttgttcttggatctggacctgaatctgaatgtggatcttctcgttctggatctggacctggatcggaatgtttgatgtgggtggggtttaagtcttccaaccctatatcgatagccttcttgagagttcttgagagatgaactaaATCattattgttcgatgagagaaacaaataggctggctatctatatgggttggggacctagccctaatatacccatttattattcggcccatcaacgaaataatgaatggtatttctgcttttacacaaatatgtccccatatttattatagatgtccaaataagcccataacctttatactttaatagatcactttatttgggctttaatctttattatgataacaactaatatacaattattaaattatatatgtacccaaatattggaaataattccaacaatctcccacttgggtcatataatatttccttgaattatatattataaccttaagagctcaaaatattgttatcattataacaacataggattaaagcggtttttgttacattaattcgtaactaaaccctcaatagtcacatatgtcaatacaatcaaatgacatagattaaacatgggtgtgtagtgtggattaacatgtagtgtgatctttaacatgtctaataccaactggtcctcctttattccttatagagatcaatctgaataactttaaaatcttgattttctttaaaaactaaatctttaatttctttagaaactaattctttaatgtgcacataaattccaaattgtatttatacaagcatcacaatacaaactcccactaaaactgtatatcatctaaatatgtaatatccatatgaacaatatgttcatgaaagacctcggatagcaaatatttagagaacggatccgtaattttagagtttgtccaaatatgctcaatagataaataaacattttgaattctttattttccaaatagtttgacttagtcaaactcatattactattaaagtaaaagaactgcaaattattgtcacgtaataactttagtggtctttctatatcattcataatttgcaacctcgtgacaaaattttgcagtcagattctttaattggatgccacaaaacacctaataaattctgccatcaacttgaaataattcgagtgtctacttaacactcttccaaaaattaattctttaaattaaaatgatgtggcacgaattttcgactgttttagtatccaacaaaattTGAATCAATATACtaaatgatctctatccgattcgatttcactatatgagtatgcaatgttttgttcttaaaatatcacattagttgtttggttgctttcttaatgatccaaaccaggatccttcaagtatttgtccaacatcataaatattcttaatttcttgattcatataatctagagcatacatcaaactcttgtttaaggagtattatgtatatatatttattttcaaggctaatcttgaagtacttatgagactaaatttatctctagatctttcaaaatatccaataattaacatctagaaattctttagtctagtttattttctttagacctataaggcctgaccttaactggacaaccccaaaagaatttactagttgttttagttgaatctttattccatatataagttgtaattcttaactcttccttccaaatgaatcaattacatgaagatattccataaatgtttgtttccaaataaaaaaaaaagtatctaaagtaattctttatttcttcatctttaatatgaattgtcaatgcccacgccgatgtttctttcaccatcaattgacttttgacaattaactcaacagtacatcaacacatttactttagtaatactgaagttaccattaaatgtgtatgagtactgaagttaaattactcttagaacaaacaaaacaaactataatatgtattcttttatgcaccactttctttagtaattttcttttaggtgcaatatctgcaattcttacaacttcatttctttattatgtattaaggtatttgctaagtgaacgctatttatgttatttctgtttcaatcttttatttttcttacacacaattgatgtgagttcatatagagactatgtctccctttagacaactacaattcacatcaattaacttaagtgtaaataagaaaatccaaattagatgcatgagaatacattattgtaactctgactttaatgcattacttttgaaacaaaataaaacatatattatttatgaaatctttattctaataatacccttatcaattttaaccattttagatataattcttaaaaatacaacaaattctaaatatgtcttaaaaattatatcatataaaatgaacttaagatgttgacaaaaaaaataatccgtataagcagaagtgttaacttgattagataacaaaacaaatgaacaaccatactcacaaaattttaataatcacataaattcaaaataatggtacgtctcatcataagataccaaacgcaacattaatatttagtctttggacattaaatattaacttgtaaacagtactcttttgt
This is a stretch of genomic DNA from Impatiens glandulifera chromosome 4, dImpGla2.1, whole genome shotgun sequence. It encodes these proteins:
- the LOC124935890 gene encoding cell division cycle 20.2, cofactor of APC complex-like; amino-acid sequence: MDSGRIINSQFLQRKNERENLDRFIPNRSATDFDYAHSMLTGMNKAGKVNQADNSPAKEAYRKVLAEAFNMNRTRILAFKNKPPTPIEAIPSHLTSSSSSSLNNTSKSSKPRRHFPQTSERTLDAPDMVDDFYLNLLDWGSANVLAIALGSTVYLWDATDGSTSELVTVDDECGPVTSVKWAPDGRHIALGLNDSHVQLWDSASNRQLRTLSGGHCSRVGSLDWNNHILTTGGMDGKIINNDVRIRQHIVEEFIGHTQEVCGLKWSASGQQLASGGNDNLIHIWDRSTASSSSPTQWLHRLEDHTAAVKALAWCPFQSNLLASGGGGGDGCIKFWNTHTGAQLNSYNTGSQVCGLVWNKNERELLSSHGFSQNQLTLWKYPSMVKVAELNGHTSRVLYMTQSPDGNTIATAAGDETLRFWKAFGTPSASEVATKSMAAKANPEPFASSNRIR